Sequence from the Candidatus Saccharimonadia bacterium genome:
CTATGCACCAGACACCATAACGTGGTAAAGCAGAGCCACGAGAAACGAGGTGGTGTTGTGGGATATGATAGGGATGGTGTACCCTTAGACCTAAATCATCATTGGCATGGCAAAGACAGTGCTGATGGATGAGACCGGGGGTATGTTGAAACTATTGGCTATTCCCTTCTAGAC
This genomic interval carries:
- a CDS encoding HNH endonuclease, which encodes MCWDLGKRSSAQVVDHIIPHREDVVLFWDTTNLQSLCTRHHNVVKQSHEKRGGVVGYDRDGVPLDLNHHWHGKDSADG